In a genomic window of Brassica rapa cultivar Chiifu-401-42 chromosome A10, CAAS_Brap_v3.01, whole genome shotgun sequence:
- the LOC103844102 gene encoding UDP-glycosyltransferase 74E2 isoform X2, producing MIHGSHVIVLPFPVQGHLTPMFQFCKRLASKGLTSTLVLVSDKPSPPYKTENNAITVFPIPSGSQEGKDPLQDLDDYIDRVYTSIKKHLPELIQDMKLLENPPRALVYDSTLPWLLDVAHDHGLKGASFYTQPWLVSVIYYHVHKGSFSVPSTKHGPSTLASFPAFPMLSANDLPSYVCESSSYPKILRIVVEQLSNIDRVDILLCNTFDNLEEKLLKWVKSLWPVLNIGPTVPSMYLDKRLSEDKSYGFSLFTAKSTECMEWLNLKKPHSVVYVSFGSLVILKEDQMMELAEGLKQSGCFFLWVVRETEMNKIPKSYVEEIGEKGLFVSWSPQLEVLAHESVGCFLTHCGWNSTLEGLSLGVPMIGMPHWTDQPTNAKFMEDVWKVGVRVKAEADGFVRRDEIVRCVGEVMEGEKGKEMRRNAEKWKVLALEAVSEGGSSDKSIDEFVSMFY from the exons ATGATACACGGATCTCATGTTATCGTCTTGCCTTTCCCTGTACAAGGCCACCTTACTCCAATGTTCCAATTCTGCAAACGCTTAGCCTCAAAGGGTCTTACGTCCACTCTTGTTCTCGTCTCCGACAAACCCTCTCCACCTTACAAAACAGAGAATAACGCAATCACTGTCTTCCCCATACCCAGTGGCTCCCAAGAAGGCAAGGACCCGCTACAAGACCTCGATGATTACATCGACAGAGTATACACCAGCATCAAAAAACACTTACCGGAGTTGATACAAGACATGAAACTCTTGGAGAATCCTCCTAGGGCTCTCGTGTACGACTCCACCTTGCCTTGGCTTCTTGATGTAGCTCATGATCATGGTTTGAAAGGTGCCTCGTTCTACACGCAACCTTGGCTTGTCTCGGTTATTTATTACCATGTTCACAAGGGATCGTTCTCCGTACCGTCTACAAAGCACGGTCCCTCGACGTTAGCATCTTTCCCTGCGTTTCCTATGCTGAGTGCCAACGATTTGCCGTCTTACGTCTGTGAATCGTCCTCTTACCCGAAGATACTAAGGATTGTGGTCGAACAGCTCTCAAACATTGACCGAGTCGACATATTGTTGTGCAACACTTTCGATAACTTGGAAGAAAAG tTGTTGAAATGGGTCAAAAGCTTGTGGCCAGTCTTGAACATAGGACCAACGGTTCCATCGATGTATTTAGACAAGCGACTGTCGGAAGATAAAAGCTACGGATTTAGTCTCTTCACTGCAAAATCCACTGAATGCATGGAGTGGTTAAACTTAAAGAAGCCTCACTCAGTTGTCTATGTATCTTTTGGTAGCCTGGTGATTCTAAAAGAAGATCAAATGATGGAGCTCGCAGAAGGTCTGAAACAGAGCGGATGTTTCTTCTTATGGGTTGTGAGAGAAACAGAGATGAACAAGATTCCAAAAAGCTATGTAGAGGAAATCGGTGAGAAAGGATTGTTTGTGAGCTGGAGTCCGCAGCTTGAAGTTCTTGCCCATGAATCTGTGGGTTGTTTCTTGACACATTGTGGATGGAACTCGACGTTGGAAGGTTTGAGTTTAGGAGTTCCAATGATTGGTATGCCTCATTGGACAGATCAGCCAACGAATGCTAAGTTCATGGAGGATGTGTGGAAGGTTGGGGTTAGGGTTAAGGCAGAAGCTGATGGGTTTGTGAGAAGAGATGAGATTGTGAGATGTGTGGGAGAAGTTATGGAAGGAGAGAAAGGGAAAGAGATGAGAAGGAATGCTGAGAAGTGGAAAGTGTTGGCTCTGGAAGCTGTTTCTGAAGGAGGTAGTTCTGATAAGAGCATCGATGAGTTTGTTTCTATGTTTTATTGA
- the LOC103844101 gene encoding BTB/POZ and TAZ domain-containing protein 3-like isoform X2, whose product MSSTKMNIPKPPPLPLPRITYQRPQASSTRNPSSSSSRLVPKESVATWEKVFIDGTGGDTNVHTEDNFYLLAHSSILSAASPVIANLLNQSRDQNGKPYLKISGVPYQPVYMFLRFLYSSCYEEEEMKECVIPLIFLSHIYSVPSLKRVCVEVLDQEGYINKENVVDVLLLARACDAPRICFRCISMVVKDYESISPTEGWKEMIRSDLLLEQEVEAVVEAQEERQERRVKLKEKKMYLELYETLEALVHIYREGCVTIGPRDKALKGGSETVCEFRFCKGVEGALRHFLGCKSRASCPRCKRLWQLFQLHACICDDDSDSCEVPLCRSLMEKMKIRKKEDESTVRLLAEKVITAKNSLGPFSARLFALV is encoded by the exons ATGTCTAGTACCAAGATGAACATTCCGaaacctcctcctcttcctcttcctcgtaTAACCTACCAGCGTCCTCAAGCTTCTTCCACAAGGAACCCTTCCAGCTCATCATCACGCCTTGTGCCAAAAGAATCAGTAGCAACTTGGGAAAAGGTTTTCATAGATGGAACTGGAGGTGATACCAATGTTCACACCGAGGACAACTTTTATCTATTAGCCCATTCAAGTATCCTG TCTGCAGCTTCACCTGTTATAGCGAACCTTCTCAATCAGTCCAGGGACCAAAATGGAAAACCATACCTCAAAATCTCTGGAGTGCCTTATCAACCAGTCTACATGTTCCTTCGGTTTCTCTACTCGTCCTG CTACGAGGAGGAAGAAATGAAGGAGTGTGTGATCCCTTTGATTTTTCTCTCACACATCTACTCGGTTCCATCTCTCAAAAGAGTCTGCGTAGAGGTTCTTGACCAAGAAGGATACATCAACAAGGAGAACGTGGTCGACGTGCTCCTGCTAGCACGAGCCTGCGACGCCCCGAGGATTTGCTTTCGATGTATCTCGATGGTCGTCAAGGACTACGAATCTATCTCTCCAACGGAAGGATGGAAAGAGATGATACGGTCTGATCTTCTCCTCGAACAAGAAGTCGAGGCGGTTGTCGAAGCGCAGGAAGAGAGACAAGAGAGAAGGGTAAAGctcaaggagaagaagatgtatTTGGAGCTTTATGAAACCCTAGAAGCTCTTGTGCACATTTATAGAGAAGGTTGCGTGACGATCGGGCCTCGTGATAAAGCGCTTAAAGGAGGAAGCGAGACAGTGTGTGAGTTCCGGTTTTGTAAAGGAGTTGAAGGTGCGCTTCGACATTTCTTGGGATGCAAGTCTAGGGCTTCTTGTCCTCGTTGCAAAAGGTTGTGGCAGCTTTTTCAGCTTCACGCTTGTATCTGTGATGATGATTCTGATTCTTGTGAGGTCCCTCTCTGCCG GAGTTTGATGGAGAAAATGAAGATTAGGAAGAAAGAAGATGAATCTACAGTGCGATTGCTTGCGGAAAAAGTTATTACAGCCAAGAACAGTCTAGGGCCATTCTCTGCACGTCTTTTTGCTTTGGTATAA
- the LOC103844101 gene encoding BTB/POZ and TAZ domain-containing protein 3-like isoform X1 — translation MFHSTETMSSTKMNIPKPPPLPLPRITYQRPQASSTRNPSSSSSRLVPKESVATWEKVFIDGTGGDTNVHTEDNFYLLAHSSILSAASPVIANLLNQSRDQNGKPYLKISGVPYQPVYMFLRFLYSSCYEEEEMKECVIPLIFLSHIYSVPSLKRVCVEVLDQEGYINKENVVDVLLLARACDAPRICFRCISMVVKDYESISPTEGWKEMIRSDLLLEQEVEAVVEAQEERQERRVKLKEKKMYLELYETLEALVHIYREGCVTIGPRDKALKGGSETVCEFRFCKGVEGALRHFLGCKSRASCPRCKRLWQLFQLHACICDDDSDSCEVPLCRSLMEKMKIRKKEDESTVRLLAEKVITAKNSLGPFSARLFALV, via the exons ATGTTTCATTCTACAGAAACAATGTCTAGTACCAAGATGAACATTCCGaaacctcctcctcttcctcttcctcgtaTAACCTACCAGCGTCCTCAAGCTTCTTCCACAAGGAACCCTTCCAGCTCATCATCACGCCTTGTGCCAAAAGAATCAGTAGCAACTTGGGAAAAGGTTTTCATAGATGGAACTGGAGGTGATACCAATGTTCACACCGAGGACAACTTTTATCTATTAGCCCATTCAAGTATCCTG TCTGCAGCTTCACCTGTTATAGCGAACCTTCTCAATCAGTCCAGGGACCAAAATGGAAAACCATACCTCAAAATCTCTGGAGTGCCTTATCAACCAGTCTACATGTTCCTTCGGTTTCTCTACTCGTCCTG CTACGAGGAGGAAGAAATGAAGGAGTGTGTGATCCCTTTGATTTTTCTCTCACACATCTACTCGGTTCCATCTCTCAAAAGAGTCTGCGTAGAGGTTCTTGACCAAGAAGGATACATCAACAAGGAGAACGTGGTCGACGTGCTCCTGCTAGCACGAGCCTGCGACGCCCCGAGGATTTGCTTTCGATGTATCTCGATGGTCGTCAAGGACTACGAATCTATCTCTCCAACGGAAGGATGGAAAGAGATGATACGGTCTGATCTTCTCCTCGAACAAGAAGTCGAGGCGGTTGTCGAAGCGCAGGAAGAGAGACAAGAGAGAAGGGTAAAGctcaaggagaagaagatgtatTTGGAGCTTTATGAAACCCTAGAAGCTCTTGTGCACATTTATAGAGAAGGTTGCGTGACGATCGGGCCTCGTGATAAAGCGCTTAAAGGAGGAAGCGAGACAGTGTGTGAGTTCCGGTTTTGTAAAGGAGTTGAAGGTGCGCTTCGACATTTCTTGGGATGCAAGTCTAGGGCTTCTTGTCCTCGTTGCAAAAGGTTGTGGCAGCTTTTTCAGCTTCACGCTTGTATCTGTGATGATGATTCTGATTCTTGTGAGGTCCCTCTCTGCCG GAGTTTGATGGAGAAAATGAAGATTAGGAAGAAAGAAGATGAATCTACAGTGCGATTGCTTGCGGAAAAAGTTATTACAGCCAAGAACAGTCTAGGGCCATTCTCTGCACGTCTTTTTGCTTTGGTATAA
- the LOC103844102 gene encoding UDP-glycosyltransferase 74E2 isoform X1 yields the protein MIHGSHVIVLPFPVQGHLTPMFQFCKRLASKGLTSTLVLVSDKPSPPYKTENNAITVFPIPSGSQEGKDPLQDLDDYIDRVYTSIKKHLPELIQDMKLLENPPRALVYDSTLPWLLDVAHDHGLKGASFYTQPWLVSVIYYHVHKGSFSVPSTKHGPSTLASFPAFPMLSANDLPSYVCESSSYPKILRIVVEQLSNIDRVDILLCNTFDNLEEKLLKWVKSLWPVLNIGPTVPSMYLDKRLSEDKSYGFSLFTAKSTECMEWLNLKKPHSVVYVSFGSLVILKEDQMMELAEGLKQSGCFFLWVVRETEMNKIPKSYVEEIGEKGLFVSWSPQLEVLAHESVGCFLTHCGWNSTLEGLSLGVPMIGMPHWTDQPTNAKFMEDVWKVGVRVKAEADGFVRRDEIVRCVGEVMEGEKGKEMRRNAEKWKVLALEAVSEGGSEWRKRIKRCGSSGSSVAI from the exons ATGATACACGGATCTCATGTTATCGTCTTGCCTTTCCCTGTACAAGGCCACCTTACTCCAATGTTCCAATTCTGCAAACGCTTAGCCTCAAAGGGTCTTACGTCCACTCTTGTTCTCGTCTCCGACAAACCCTCTCCACCTTACAAAACAGAGAATAACGCAATCACTGTCTTCCCCATACCCAGTGGCTCCCAAGAAGGCAAGGACCCGCTACAAGACCTCGATGATTACATCGACAGAGTATACACCAGCATCAAAAAACACTTACCGGAGTTGATACAAGACATGAAACTCTTGGAGAATCCTCCTAGGGCTCTCGTGTACGACTCCACCTTGCCTTGGCTTCTTGATGTAGCTCATGATCATGGTTTGAAAGGTGCCTCGTTCTACACGCAACCTTGGCTTGTCTCGGTTATTTATTACCATGTTCACAAGGGATCGTTCTCCGTACCGTCTACAAAGCACGGTCCCTCGACGTTAGCATCTTTCCCTGCGTTTCCTATGCTGAGTGCCAACGATTTGCCGTCTTACGTCTGTGAATCGTCCTCTTACCCGAAGATACTAAGGATTGTGGTCGAACAGCTCTCAAACATTGACCGAGTCGACATATTGTTGTGCAACACTTTCGATAACTTGGAAGAAAAG tTGTTGAAATGGGTCAAAAGCTTGTGGCCAGTCTTGAACATAGGACCAACGGTTCCATCGATGTATTTAGACAAGCGACTGTCGGAAGATAAAAGCTACGGATTTAGTCTCTTCACTGCAAAATCCACTGAATGCATGGAGTGGTTAAACTTAAAGAAGCCTCACTCAGTTGTCTATGTATCTTTTGGTAGCCTGGTGATTCTAAAAGAAGATCAAATGATGGAGCTCGCAGAAGGTCTGAAACAGAGCGGATGTTTCTTCTTATGGGTTGTGAGAGAAACAGAGATGAACAAGATTCCAAAAAGCTATGTAGAGGAAATCGGTGAGAAAGGATTGTTTGTGAGCTGGAGTCCGCAGCTTGAAGTTCTTGCCCATGAATCTGTGGGTTGTTTCTTGACACATTGTGGATGGAACTCGACGTTGGAAGGTTTGAGTTTAGGAGTTCCAATGATTGGTATGCCTCATTGGACAGATCAGCCAACGAATGCTAAGTTCATGGAGGATGTGTGGAAGGTTGGGGTTAGGGTTAAGGCAGAAGCTGATGGGTTTGTGAGAAGAGATGAGATTGTGAGATGTGTGGGAGAAGTTATGGAAGGAGAGAAAGGGAAAGAGATGAGAAGGAATGCTGAGAAGTGGAAAGTGTTGGCTCTGGAAGCTGTTTCTGAAGGAG GCTCCGAATGGAGAAAGCGGATCAAGCGTTGCGGATCTAGCGGATCAAGCGTTGCGATCTAG
- the LOC103844100 gene encoding probable LRR receptor-like serine/threonine-protein kinase At1g05700, whose translation METFRVLSLVYSAAFALCLVVSVLAQDQSGFISIDCGIPSGSSYKDDTTGINYVSDSSFVETGVSKSVSFTAQRQLQTLRSFPEGARNCYTLTPKQGKGKKYLVRAGFMYGNYDGENGSPEFDLYLGGNIWDTVFLTNGSVVVSKEVVYLSRTEKIFVCLGNKGKGTPFMSTLELRFLGNDNTTYDSPNGALFFSRRWDFGSLMDSPVRYDEDVFDRIWIPRNFGYCREINTSLPVLSDDNSYNLSSLVMSTAMTPTNTTNPIAMTLENSDPNVRYFAYVHFAEVEDLSLRPNQTREFDIRINGVTVHAAFSPKYLQTNTFVLNPESQTDIVFSLVRTSKSTLPPIINALEIYIANSFSQSLTNEEDVNAVTGVKTSYKVKRNWQGDPCMPNDYLWEGLNCSYDSLTPPRITSLNLSSSGLTGLLSPSFSNLTMIQELDLSNNGLTGEIPEFVSRLNFLRVLYLEKNKLTGSVPSELLERSKTGSLTLRVGENQGLCTEISCGKSNKKTLVIALVASLFILLLLSGVFWKIKNRRKKSVNSAVVKAKSENKLLFTYEDVVKMTNNFGRVLGRGGFGTVYHGYYNNIQVAVKLLSETSAQGFKEFRSEVEVLVRVHHVNLTALIGYFHEADQMGLIYEFMANGNMADHLSGKYDHMLSWRQRLQIALDAAQGLEYLHCGCKPAIVHRDVKTSNILLNDKNRAKLADFGLSRSFQTESRSHVSTLVAGTPGYLDPLCFETNGLNEKSDIYSFGVVLLEMITGKTAISESQRKRVHVSDWVISILKSTNDVNNVIDSKMPKDFDANSVWKVVELALASVSQNVSERPNMQQIVKGLNECLQREECDKNY comes from the exons ATGGAAACCTTTCGTGTTCTCAGTTTGGTATATTCAGCAGCTTTTGCTTTGTGTCTTGTCGTTTCGGTTCTTGCACAAGACCAATCAG GTTTTATAAGCATCGACTGTGGAATCCCAAGTGGATCATCCTACAAAGACGACACAACGGGCATAAACTACGTTTCAGATTCATCCTTTGTCGAAACCGGAGTCTCCAAATCTGTTTCCTTCACAGCTCAAAGACAGCTTCAAACACTGAGGAGCTTTCCCGAAGGTGCAAGAAACTGCTACACGCTGACACCAAAGCAAGGGAAAGGCAAGAAGTACCTCGTAAGAGCTGGTTTCATGTACGGAAACTACGACGGAGAGAATGGTTCTCCCGAGTTTGATCTGTATCTCGGTGGAAACATCTGGGACACTGTCTTTCTCACCAATGGATCGGTCGTTGTATCCAAAGAAGTCGTTTACTTGAGCCGAACAGAGAAAATCTTTGTCTGTTTGGGAAACAAAGGCAAAGGAACTCCATTTATGTCGACGCTAGAGCTTCGGTTTCTCGGGAACGACAATACGACGTATGATTCTCCAAACGGTGCTCTCTTCTTCTCCAGACGCTGGGACTTTGGCTCTCTTATGGACTCACCCGTCAG ATACGATGAAGATGTTTTCGATCGAATCTGGATACCTAGAAACTTTGGATACTGCAGAGAGATCAACACCTCACTACCTGTTCTCTCAGACGATAATAGTTACAATCTTTCAAGTTTGGTGATGAGCACAGCGATGACTCCAACGAACACAACGAACCCCATCGCAATGACTTTAGAAAACAGCGATCCAAACGTCAGGTACTTTGCTTACGTTCATTTCGCCGAGGTAGAAGATCTTAGTCTCAGACCGAACCAGACCAGAGAGTTCGATATCCGAATCAACGGAGTCACAGTTCATGCTGCCTTCAGTCCCAAGTATCTTCAGACAAACACTTTTGTTCTAAACCCTGAGAGCCAAACTGATATTGTGTTTTCGCTAGTGAGAACGTCCAAGTCCACTCTTCCACCAATTATTAACGCACTAGAGATCTACATCGCAAATAGTTTCTCGCAATCTCTCACTAACGAAGAAGACG TCAACGCGGTTACGGGTGTAAAGACAAGCTATAAAGTGAAGAGAAACTGGCAAGGAGATCCTTGTATGCCTAATGACTACCTTTGGGAAGGACTTAACTGTAGTTATGATAGTCTTACTCCTCCAAGAATCACATCACT GAACTTATCTTCTAGTGGGTTAACGGGCCTCTTATCACCGTCCTTCTCCAACCTCACAATGATTCAAGAGCT AGACTTATCAAACAATGGCTTAACCGGAGAGATACCAGAGTTTGTGTCAAGACTGAATTTCTTGAGGGTTTT ATATCTAGAGAAAAACAAGCTAACAGGTTCAGTTCCATCCGAGTTATTAGAAAGATCAAAGACTGGATCACTCACCTTAAGGGTTGGGGAGAATCAGGGACTCTGTACCGAGATTTCTTGCggaaaaagcaacaagaaaACACTAGTGATCGCCCTTGTCGCATCATTGTTCATTCTCCTTTTACTCTCTGGTGTGTTTTGGAAGATCAAGAACCGAAGGAAGAAGTCTG TAAACTCTGCGGTTGTGAAGGCAAAATCAGAGAACAAGTTACTGTTTACATATGAAGACGTTGTGAAGATGACAAATAACTTCGGTCGTGTCCTCGGCAGAGGAGGGTTTGGAACAGTCTACCATGGCTACTATAACAACATTCAAGTCGCTGTTAAACTTCTATCAGAAACATCAGCTCAGGGATTCAAAGAGTTTCGCTCTGAG GTTGAAGTTCTTGTGAGGGTTCATCATGTAAACCTCACTGCACTCATCGGTTACTTCCACGAAGCTGATCAAATGGGGTTGATCTATGAGTTCATGGCTAATGGAAACATGGCTGATCATCTCTCTGGAAAGTATGACCATATGTTGAGCTGGAGACAAAGGCTTCAGATTGCACTCGATGCAGCACAAGGTCTTGAGTATCTTCACTGTGGATGCAAACCTGCGATAGTTCACAGAGATGTGAAGACTTCGAACATATTGTTGAACGATAAGAACAGAGCTAAGCTTGCAGATTTTGGACTCTCGAGGAGTTTTCAGACAGAGAGTCGTTCTCATGTCTCAACTCTAGTCGCTGGAACTCCTGGATATCTCGATCCGCT ATGCTTTGAGACAAATGGGCTAAACGAGAAGAGTGACATTTACAGTTTTGGAGTTGTTCTGTTGGAGATGATTACAGGCAAGACTGCGATCAGTGAGTCGCAGAGGAAACGTGTTCATGTGAGTGATTGGGTGATATCGATTTTGAAGTCTACTAATGATGTGAACAATGTTATAGATTCCAAAATGCCTAAAGATTTTGATGCGAACTCTGTTTGGAAAGTTGTGGAGCTTGCTTTGGCTTCTGTTTCACAAAACGTTTCTGAGAGGCCAAACATGCAACAGATTGTTAAAGGACTGAATGAGTGTCTTCAAAGAGAAGAGTGTGACAAGAATTATTGA